Genomic segment of Bacteroides stercoris ATCC 43183:
CCGATGCCCAGGCTGATTACATCCTTGCCTTCGGCGTTCATCTGTGCCACTTCTTTCAGCTTTTTAGAGAAATAGTATTCGCTTACGCTTGCCAGCCGGTCGGCCGGCTTTATTTTAGATAGTTGATTTTCCGTCTTCATATTCTCCCAATATTTTAAGTTCTTTGGTCAGTGGGGTGATAGCCACGATAGATTGTTTATACTTCAGCACATTGTCGAAAACTACGTCTACATAGAATTGATATTCCCATTCGCGCCCGATGATGGGCAGTGACTGTATCTTTGTCAGGTTGATGCGGTAGAAAGACAGGATGGACAATACTTGCGAAAGGCTTCCCTCGGTATGCGGCAACGTGAATACCATGCTTGCCTTGTTCACTTCCTTGTTGCGGTGGCGGCTCAGCTCGTCCACTTGCCAGGGGTCTGCCACAACCAGAAAGCGGGTGAAGTTGTGTTTGTTGGTTTCGATACCTTCCTGCAACACCTTCATGCCGTAACGTTCGGCGGCGGCTTTGGAACAAATGGCGGCATGTCCTCTCAGGTTTTCTTTCCTGATGATTTCCGCACTGAGAGCGGTGTCCTCGCCTTCCACTACCTTGATG
This window contains:
- a CDS encoding prephenate dehydratase, with the translated sequence MKKVAIQGTLGSYHDIAAHKYFEGEEIQLICCASFEDVFAAVKQDSQTIGMLAIENTIAGSLLHNNELLRQSGTQIVGEYKLRISHSFVCLPDEDWDDITEVNSHPIALMQCREFLGQHPRIKVVEGEDTALSAEIIRKENLRGHAAICSKAAAERYGMKVLQEGIETNKHNFTRFLVVADPWQVDELSRHRNKEVNKASMVFTLPHTEGSLSQVLSILSFYRINLTKIQSLPIIGREWEYQFYVDVVFDNVLKYKQSIVAITPLTKELKILGEYEDGKSTI